From the genome of Ardenticatenales bacterium:
TGCAGGAAGCGCAAGCGATGCAGCAGACGCAAACCTTCTGGCAAGGCTTTGCCGCCTACCTGCTCCAGCGCCCCGTTGCGCCGGAAGCTGTCGAACTGAAGGCCAGCAGCGATACCAACACCCTGCGCGACATTTTGCAAATCGTCGCCGACTTGCTGGACCAACCGGCGCAAGCGCCAGGGATGAACACGGAGACCTTCACCTTCGTCCCGGGCAAGACGGGTTACACCACGGACATTGATGCCAGCCTGCCGGCAGTGCAACAGGTGCTGTTTCAGCCGGACAACCGCGTCGCCACGCTGGTCGTTCACGATCAACCGCCGGAGGCGCCCGGCATGGACATGCTCAAGCGCGCCGTGCAGGCGGAGTTGAACAGTTTCGCCGGCGTGGGCAGCGTATTTGTGATGGACCTGGAAACGGGCGAAGAGTTTGGCATCAACGCGGACACCGCCCTGTCCGGCCTCAGCATCCTCAAAGTGGGCATTTTCGTGGATGCGTTTCGCGCTTTGAATGGGCCGCCCGATGAATATGTGCGGAGCCTCCTGGAAGATACGGCGATTCATTCTAGCGACTACGGAGCTAACCTGCTGCTGCACGTGGCCGCGGGCGAGAATAACACGTACAAAGGCGCGGATGTGTTTACGGAATCGATGCACGAGTTGGGATTGGTGAACACGTTCATGGCTGTGCCTTATGACGCGGCGGTGGTGGCTACGCGCCCCAGCACCTACGTCACGCCGGCCAATTCCGCGGGCGAACTGCCCATGCAGCCCGATCCGGCGCGCCAGTCCACGGCGGAGGATATGGGCACGCTGATGTCCATGATTTACTATTGCAGCAAGGGGGGCGGCACGCTGCTGGCGGTCTATCCCGACCAGATTACGCCGGGGGAATGCCAGGAGATTATTGATCTGATGGAGCAAAATCTGGAGGGGAACCTGATTCGCTTTGGTGTGCCCGATGGTGTGCCTGTTTCGCATAAGCATGGGTGGGATAGTGTGACGCATGGCGATGCCGGCATTGTCTACTCCCCCGGCGGCGATTATGTCATCGTCGAATACCTGCACCAATCAGGCGACTGGCTGCCCATTGAGTACAGCTTCCCCGTCCTGCGCGAGATTTCCCGCATCGTCTACAACTATTTCAACCCCGACCAACCCTTCGCCGGGCGTCCCTCCACCCTGGGTGATGACCTTTCTCCTACCCCCGAACCCACCCTGGAGCCGACACCGGAACCCACGCCGGAAAGTGGAAACTGAGAGAAATGATCAATTGTTGAATGGGCGAATTGTCGTATGGCTAACGAGTCGCCACTCAGTTATCATTATTCAGTAGCCGCGCCAGCGTCGGCAGTGCCTCCACATCGTACATTAGCCAGCGCGCCAACTCATCATGGGGCCAATTCTGCCGCCATTGCCGGTACGTCTGCATGGGCAGGTTGTGGAAGAATAGCGCCACGACCACGGGGACGCGATACGTCAATGGTTCGCCGTAGTAGACGCCGGTCAGCACCCCCGGCAAGGAGCCACCCTTATACCCCATTGTCCAGAACACGTCCTGGTTCACAGCGAAGATCATGGGCCACTCCAGATAGTGCCGCACCAGGATATTCATGTAGCCGGTCGTTAGTTGATTTTGGGCAATCCGACTCATCAAGTTCGCGTAGTCACGGGCTGAAGCACGTGCGCCCAGAGACTCGGTGAATAGCCGCTGTGTCTGGACGGACGGTCGGCGATTGCTGCGTCGCCAGGCGATTTCCGCGGCGCGAAAACTGGGGTCCAGGGCGAAGGCGTCGGTCAGGCGCATCACGTCCGCGCCATAGGCGTCCAGGTCGGCGGCGTATTGCTTGATGGCATCCGGGTCGCTGCCGGCACGCAAATGATTCGCCATCACCAAAAACTGACCAATAAACGGGCAGGGCGCACCCTGGCTGCCCAATCCCATCTCCTGGGCGGTGGCTTCGAGGCGCGCCTGCCCCAGCCGCTGATGCAGATAATCCGCCGCCGCGTTGGAGCTGTGTTGTATCATCATCCACGGCACTTCTTCCAGGGGCGTGCGGGGGGGATCGGCGGCAATCAGGTCTCGCGTGCCGGCATCTTCCAGGGCATACGTGTGCGCGTTCAGGTCCGTTCCCGGCAGATAATACTGCTCCAGATCACGCAGTGGAACCCACTCCGTGGGATCAAGCTCCCCCGCGTTCACCGCCTCCGCATAAGCCAACAAGTCGATTAACTTGGCAACGGAAGCCAGCGGCATCGGCGTATCCGCATTCAAGTAGATGCCGTATGGCTCCTGCCCCACGCGGAAAGCCACCAGCCCCACGTCCTCCGGGTTCTCCAGAATATAGCGCACGGCAGCCCGCGCCGTCTCCGGCACGTCGTCGAGAAGTTGGTTTGGGTTGAGGCTGGTGGTGGTCGGCGGCGTGTTGGGCGGCTGCAAGGGCAGCGTTGTGCCACAGGGGGAGGAGAGCAGGGGCAGCGGCGTGGGCGAGGCCGTGGGCAGGGGGCTGGGAGAAGGCGCGGGCTTTTCCGTTGGCGCGGGCGTTGATTCTATTGCAGCCGTTGGGGTAACGGTTGCCGGCAAATGGCTTGTCGGGGACGCGCCGGCGATAGGGACGGGCGATGGCGGGGGAGTCGGACGACACGCCGCCAGCACCCATAGGCATGCCCACAACCAGAAGTAGTGCGCTCCTTTCCCCATATCCTTCATTTCGATTTGTCGCCGCCAGGCGTTACCCAAATCAATCGTACTCCCGTGGCTGGCGCGCCAACACCTGGCGCGCCAACACCTGGCGCGTCACCTGGCGCGCTGCCTCTTCCTGCTGTGCGCGTGGATGTTGTCGTTGCTGCCCTTCGACAATGAAGCGGCACGCCTCCTCCACGGAATCCGTCACGAACATCAGGTCGAGATCCGCGGCGGCGATCTTCCCTTCCTGGAGCATCGTCTGGCGCAGCCACGTCAGTAGCCCCTGCCAATAGCCGCTGCCGAACAGCACCACCGGAAAGTGACGAATCTTGCCCGTCTGGATTAGTGTCAGGGACTCAAATAGCTCATCCATCGTGCCGAAGCCACCGGGGAAGATGACAAAGCCCTGCGCGTATTTGACGAACATCATCTTGCGGATGAAGAAGTAATGAAACTGCACCGGCAGGTCCACCCAGCGGTTGGTTCCCTGCTCAAAGGGCAGTTCGACGTTCAGCCCCACGGAGGTGACGCCGGCGGTACTTGCGCCCTGGTTGGCGGCAGCCATGATGCCGGGGCCGCCACCGGTGATGATATTGAAGCCCGCCTGTCCCAGTTGGTGCGCCAGATCGACCGCCTGCCGGTACTGCTCATCCTCGGGATGGGTGCGGGCCGAGCCGAAAATGGTCACGGCCGGTCCCAATTCCGTCAGCGCCTCGAACCCTTCCACGAATTCGCCCATGATGCGGAAGATGCGCCACGGGTCGGTGTGGATGAAGCTGTCCATCTTGCCCTGCGGGGAGGCGAGGAGTTGTTCGTCGTGCGTCTGTCGGGTTGGGGTTGGTTCAGACATAAGCTGTTCGGGAATGGCCTAGCGGGCTGTGAGACCGGTGAAGCCGAGGGGAACGACCTGGAAGAAGGTGTTGCCGGGAGCCAGGGGGATGACGTTGCCGTCCGCGTCGTAGAAGGTGAGCATGTAGCCCGGATCGACGCGCTGCCAGCGGCCATCGAATCGTTGGCCGTCGCGGAATATGGAGACGGGGCCTTCGCCCCATAGCTGGATTTCGATGGAGTAGTGGCCGCCGGCGACTTCGTCTTCCAGGATGAGGGTGTCTACGTGGTTGGCGGCGACGACGACGACGTTGCGGAAATTGATCTGCTGATTGGTGTTGGCGTCCAGGTGCGGTTCGCCATCCGCCCACCGCAGGTATCGTCCTGTGCCGGCATCATACTGCCAGAAAACGTTCGTCCCCAGATATTGCACCTCCACACTGTTCACCGGCGCGCCGTTGGTCGGCGACGCGGCGCTGAAGCCCATGTTGGAAGGCAGTTGCGGCGGCGTGTCCAGGTCGCGTTGCTGCAAAATGCGGCGCAGCGTGTCCGTATTCGTGTACAGCGTCTCCCAGCCCGGCTTGTTCGGGTTGCCGATCTCATAATCACGCCAGAAGCCATCGTGCCCAAAATCGGGCGAAATGACCCGGTCAAAGAAGCGACTGCCGCGGATCAGGTCGCGTACGGGGGCGCTGGAGCCGGAATAGGCAAACGCCGCGTCATACATCTTGGGAATCTCCAGGTCAATGAGCCGCCCACTGCGGATGGGGCCGACCAGGTCGGTCCCTTGGCCATAAAAAACGGCGGTGAAGCGCGTGATGCCCCCTTCGGCGTAATGCTCAAACACCAGATCGGCGCTGTTCAGGCCCGATTGCGGGCGCACGACGGCGGAGGAGTTGGAGATTTTGATGGCGATAGGGCGGTGGGCCAGGGTGGCGGGGTCGGCGACCGTCTCGCCTGTCAGGGGATTCACGTTAGCCGGAATCTGGTCTGGGCCAATGATGCCGCTGATCACGAGAGGCGTGGCGGCTTCTGGCGTGGGCGCGGGGGGAAGCGTGGGGGGGACGATGAGGGTGGGGGTGGGCGGAGCGGCTTGGGTGACGGAGACGGGCGGGGGCGGGAGTTCGGTGGCCGCGGCGGGGATGCTGCCGGCGGTCGTGGGCGCGGCGGGGAGGTTGGTGGGCGTTGGTGAGATGGCGCGGGAGGAGCCACAGCCGACCAATGCGCTGGCAATGAGCCACATCACAAGAAGGTGGAGTGGCATCCGGCGAGGGTGCTTGCAGCAAAGAGAGGGCATAAAAGGGGAACTCCTGACTTTAAGGGGGATGGAAGGCAGCGGGGAGCCGCGGGTGGGGATCAGCGTGTGCGGCGCTGCCACAATGTTTTGGGCGCGATTTCCATGGGGCTGTCGGCGTGGATGAAATCGAGCATCAATCTGTTAAAGGTGGCGGTTTCTTCGAGCATGGGGAAGTGGGTGCTGCCATTTAGCATGATGATGTGGCGGTTCTGTCCTGACCGCTGCCAGGTATTGTAGTCATCGCTGGGTATTTGGACAACCGGGTCTTGCTCGCCGTAGACGAGCAAGGTCTGGCAGCTTACGCGCTCCAAATCGGCGGCGAAACTGGCCTGGCTCAATTCTTGGGCCAGACGGCTGATGGCTCCGGGGTCGGTTTTGTGGGTTTCGGATTCGACTTCAGGGAAGGTGTGGGCTTTACCGAGGTATTTTTGCAGGAAAGTGCCGGCATTCATCGTCTTCAAACGCTCATTGATGTAGCTCCCCATAATGGGCAGCGCCACCGTCACCAGCCGCTTCACTCGGTCGGGATGCCGGTTGGCGAAACGCAGCGCCACCACGCCCCCTAACGCATGTCCCACCAGTGAGATAGGAGGGCGAATGCCCAAATGCCCCATAAACTGGTCCAGCATGGAAACATACGTGTCCAGCGAATACATCTGTTGCTCTTTGCTGGAGTCTCCAAACCCCCACAGATCGAAAGCAAACGTCCGGTGCTGCGTGGAAAGTGCTTGCATGGAGGGCCACCAATACCGCCACGAGCCAAGCCAGCCGTGGACGAAGATCAGTGGTTCGCCGCGGCCCAATGCCTCGTAGTGGATCAGGCGGTTGTTGACAGTCGTGATGCTCATCG
Proteins encoded in this window:
- a CDS encoding serine hydrolase, giving the protein MRRQTSISTILLRILLLLVFLAGVGYAGYQAFQYWQVRDLLPVGMTIAGIDVGGLTLNEAAERVNAAYTAPIYLTHLDEQVEIDPARAGFQFDLDGMMQEAQAMQQTQTFWQGFAAYLLQRPVAPEAVELKASSDTNTLRDILQIVADLLDQPAQAPGMNTETFTFVPGKTGYTTDIDASLPAVQQVLFQPDNRVATLVVHDQPPEAPGMDMLKRAVQAELNSFAGVGSVFVMDLETGEEFGINADTALSGLSILKVGIFVDAFRALNGPPDEYVRSLLEDTAIHSSDYGANLLLHVAAGENNTYKGADVFTESMHELGLVNTFMAVPYDAAVVATRPSTYVTPANSAGELPMQPDPARQSTAEDMGTLMSMIYYCSKGGGTLLAVYPDQITPGECQEIIDLMEQNLEGNLIRFGVPDGVPVSHKHGWDSVTHGDAGIVYSPGGDYVIVEYLHQSGDWLPIEYSFPVLREISRIVYNYFNPDQPFAGRPSTLGDDLSPTPEPTLEPTPEPTPESGN
- a CDS encoding serine hydrolase, encoding MGNAWRRQIEMKDMGKGAHYFWLWACLWVLAACRPTPPPSPVPIAGASPTSHLPATVTPTAAIESTPAPTEKPAPSPSPLPTASPTPLPLLSSPCGTTLPLQPPNTPPTTTSLNPNQLLDDVPETARAAVRYILENPEDVGLVAFRVGQEPYGIYLNADTPMPLASVAKLIDLLAYAEAVNAGELDPTEWVPLRDLEQYYLPGTDLNAHTYALEDAGTRDLIAADPPRTPLEEVPWMMIQHSSNAAADYLHQRLGQARLEATAQEMGLGSQGAPCPFIGQFLVMANHLRAGSDPDAIKQYAADLDAYGADVMRLTDAFALDPSFRAAEIAWRRSNRRPSVQTQRLFTESLGARASARDYANLMSRIAQNQLTTGYMNILVRHYLEWPMIFAVNQDVFWTMGYKGGSLPGVLTGVYYGEPLTYRVPVVVALFFHNLPMQTYRQWRQNWPHDELARWLMYDVEALPTLARLLNNDN
- a CDS encoding TIGR00730 family Rossman fold protein; its protein translation is MSEPTPTRQTHDEQLLASPQGKMDSFIHTDPWRIFRIMGEFVEGFEALTELGPAVTIFGSARTHPEDEQYRQAVDLAHQLGQAGFNIITGGGPGIMAAANQGASTAGVTSVGLNVELPFEQGTNRWVDLPVQFHYFFIRKMMFVKYAQGFVIFPGGFGTMDELFESLTLIQTGKIRHFPVVLFGSGYWQGLLTWLRQTMLQEGKIAAADLDLMFVTDSVEEACRFIVEGQQRQHPRAQQEEAARQVTRQVLARQVLARQPREYD
- a CDS encoding DUF3048 domain-containing protein, which produces MPLHLLVMWLIASALVGCGSSRAISPTPTNLPAAPTTAGSIPAAATELPPPPVSVTQAAPPTPTLIVPPTLPPAPTPEAATPLVISGIIGPDQIPANVNPLTGETVADPATLAHRPIAIKISNSSAVVRPQSGLNSADLVFEHYAEGGITRFTAVFYGQGTDLVGPIRSGRLIDLEIPKMYDAAFAYSGSSAPVRDLIRGSRFFDRVISPDFGHDGFWRDYEIGNPNKPGWETLYTNTDTLRRILQQRDLDTPPQLPSNMGFSAASPTNGAPVNSVEVQYLGTNVFWQYDAGTGRYLRWADGEPHLDANTNQQINFRNVVVVAANHVDTLILEDEVAGGHYSIEIQLWGEGPVSIFRDGQRFDGRWQRVDPGYMLTFYDADGNVIPLAPGNTFFQVVPLGFTGLTAR
- a CDS encoding alpha/beta hydrolase, with protein sequence MSITTVNNRLIHYEALGRGEPLIFVHGWLGSWRYWWPSMQALSTQHRTFAFDLWGFGDSSKEQQMYSLDTYVSMLDQFMGHLGIRPPISLVGHALGGVVALRFANRHPDRVKRLVTVALPIMGSYINERLKTMNAGTFLQKYLGKAHTFPEVESETHKTDPGAISRLAQELSQASFAADLERVSCQTLLVYGEQDPVVQIPSDDYNTWQRSGQNRHIIMLNGSTHFPMLEETATFNRLMLDFIHADSPMEIAPKTLWQRRTR